The genomic interval GGTATAAGGCCATTTTCACGTTCCAATGCATCTCTTAAAACTAAAGCATCATGTGCTATACCCTCCCAACCAACCAAGACATAAGTGAACCGAAGATCAAAATCTATAGTTGCCATTACATTTTGCGTGGCATGAGACTTCCTACCACGAAAAGAGGGCTCGATATTCTTCTGAACAGAGGCTCTAATATGTGTGCCATCAATAGCTCCATACAATCCTATTTTATATTCAACACCATAAAAGATCAGGGGACATTGAGGTttgttaaaatataaaattgaaaatgaGACACAGATGAATCTCACACCTTAAAGTAAGGATCCCACCTAGGGTTCCCGGCAATTTTACTTGGGGTGTCCAATGAGGGAGGCCTGATTAGTTCATCTCGCAGCTCACCAACAGTATGAAGCACTTTGTTGAAATAACGACTAACTGTTTCTCCGGACCTATCAAAATTAGTGCCAACTTATCTATTTCTAAGATTGTGCCCTGCTGTATTTAGAAACATAGTTACTTGTTCCTCAATAGACATGTGGATGGTATCTTCAAGCAAACCACGATTTCTAAAGAGCTTACAAAACCGAAAGAAAGAATCTTTTCTAAGTCTAAGCATGTTATCGTTCCTCCAAATTTTTGTGTTTAGATACTCAATTCTCATCCTATCCCTTTCAACCATTGGGTCATATTTAACACCTTCCCTCCTAGAAACTATCTTTCTTTTCCTAGAATGAATAATCATGGCCATCATTGACAACAATAGATTGGCAGAAGCAGCAAAAATTAAAACCTTGGTCCTCTTATCCATCTACAATACAacaatcaaagaaaaataaacacgTTGCCATGTCATGCTCAAGCATAAATCATCTCATCAAAAAATACTTGCCCAAATCACATAGTAATACTTGTTCACGTCAGGAAAATAACTACTGTGTAAAAATTGATAAACGAAAATATTGCAGTGTGCTTGAACAGATGTTGACAGCAAGGACATTCATATCATGCAAACGGAATCGCGCAGATCTAGCATTATAAACAAAATATCAGAGATGGTACACACTGCTAGGGTTTCCTTACCTTGGCTATGGAGGTAAGGGGGAGCTGACAGGGCGGGAGAGGCGGAAGAAGCGGGGGGAGAGGCGGGAGCTGCGGGCGCGGGactgggaggaggaggtgcaggAGCAGCTCAGCCAcgagccggcgcggcggcggatgagAGGAAGGAGGATGGAGAAGGGAAAGGGGTCGGCGGGAGGAGGGATGAGAGGAAAGAGGATGGAGAAGGGAGGACACTGGCGTCGCTGGCCCGTGGCACGCCCTCTTGCGCAcgaagtcgccgccgcctccctcttgcgcacgaagtcgccgccgccgccctctctctcGATTTCGCTCTGATTGTGAAGGGGAAAAACAGGATACGGTGAGAAAAGAGTAACGCACTTGATGCGCGAGAGGGAGGTGGAACGGATCGGTccgccacttttttttttttccgagcaAAACGAACCTGCGGTGCAAAATTTTGGCGCGTGACATCTTATTATATACATTGTGGTGTatgatgtttggacactaataaaaaaactaattacacaattcATCAGTAAActgtgagataaatttattaagcctaattaatccatcattggCTGTTTATTGTAACACCACGTTGTCAAATCATaaaacaattaggcttaaaagattcgtctcgctaagtagtcacaatctgtacaattagatattttttagcctatatttaatatttcatacaggtgttcaaacgtttaatgtgatatggtgtaaaatttttatgtgggaactaaacagggccataggcAGAATATTCCTTTTTCGACCTAACCTAACCTATACAGTCCTTCAACCAAACACCTATAAAAATGGGATGGCTCCAGCTCAACCCACCAAAATACGGGCCTTGATGTATATCCAAAGATAGATTTGTATTATTTAAATCAACTAGTTGAttccccgcgcattgctgcgggttTAGAAGAATAACCAAAATATGCAAGTAGTGTGAAGAGCATATATATGGTAGGAAACAAAGGAGCTTGTATTATGTATAGAAGATGCCATAACACCAGCAATTGTCTATTTATTAGCAACATTTTGTTTAAAATACATTGCAATATGGATAGCCTATATAGTGGTCGTAGACATGATTGCGTTGATGAAAAATTGATTCTCTTTCAACCACCTAAAATCCTGCAAATAAAAGGTATACTTACAAAATTATATGTGAAACATGAAGTGGACAAAATAATTAGAGAAGCCTTCTCGGGGCTATAGCGTTTTGCTGAAACCAAACCTAGCAGTTGCTCTATTGGAGGAGAAATGTATAGTCGATAAACTATTGGCATGGATGAGCGAAAAAGTTGGGGCAGTAGAGACTCAAGCCTAGAGCAAAGATGTATGTTGTGCATACATGGTCAACCGGTGCTGATGTGTTGATATGGAGGAACAGGGGGAGTGAAGGAAAGTGCAAGCATGCATAGAAGGATGAGTGTGTTCAGCAGGAGAAACAAATTTATAAGTACATTGTGGACCATTTGCCTTCTCGATGGGCCGGTTTCAGgtgcatcatgcatgttgaTATAACGATTAATTGCCATTGATGTGCATGTTTAGTTGATGAATTGGAGGAGTCACGAAACCGTGAGGTGCTAGGGTACTTTGATGAGTCTTGTCTTTTCAGATGCTCATCCTGTAATGGGGATAAACGATGGAGATGAATCGGCCATGCCAGGTCGATGGGAGATGGTGGTCAACTGGTCATTCGCGGTGAGCAGAAGATGATCGCTGGCTCGATTTTTGGAATCGGACCAATTAAGAGCAAGTCGAGGCCGAGGAGATGATGAGTCAAGGTCGTTCGCAGACACGCGCGGTGGTTCTTCGTGTAGGGATGATGGGCCGCGCGGACTGCTACTCTGGAGATGAGCTCCGCAGTCTTACTGGGCCGATTGGAGGATGTGCGGGAGGAAGATGTGTCTAGTTGGGCCGACCCAACAATTTGGACCCTTTTTCTTAGAAAAaggtacaccaaaggtccctcaacttgtcagcgaGATGCAAAAAAACGTCctcaaaccacaaaaccagatatgcgaggtcccttaactatacaaaaccagtcACCCGAGGTCCCAGGGCAGTATTGACGCCGGATTTGTCCCACGTgatggctgagtcagcgtgggacccacgtgggtcccacatgtcagaatgccacatcatctctctttcccctcttcccttccttcccctctctctctgatCCTCTGGTGGCCGTCGCGTTTGTTGGTGACGAGCGGACGATGACGACGTAGGACATGGCGTGCGTCCGGAGGAGGTTCGCGGCGACGTTGACGCCGATGGCGCCCGCGGCGCAGCCCATGCCAGAGAGATTGCAGGTCTTGACGTCGCCGGGCATGCCGTAGTGGTTGGTGATGATGGCGGATAACGACGGCGTGGCACAGAACCCACTGCAGTTGacaacgacgacgccgacggacGACAACGGCACGCCGATCTTGGCGAAGAGGTCGTCGAGCGCCGGGAAGAAGAGCATGTGTGCCTCGCGGATGGCCTCGACGtgcgtggcggccggcgggatgTGGTGCAGCAATGGCGGGAAGTAGGTCTCGTTGCCCATGCCGCTGGTCATGAACCCCACGCTGTCGTCGTCGAAGCAGCCGATGAGCTTGAAGTGCTCGAGCAGCCCGGCCACCGGAATGCGTCGCCGGATGGAGCGACCGTGACGTGGATAGAGGTGGCGGCTGTACGCTCGCGCGTGTCGCGTGCGTTCGCGTGACGGGGTCTCGGCGATTCGTGCGGCCATAGTTGGGGCGCAGCCAGGGAATTCAGTGAGGGAAACGGGCGTGTGCGGTGCCGCTCCCACTGCCGGAGccagctccaccgccggccCAGGTTCCCtataacgtcccgcctctctgAGGCCGGGCCCAATTACATCTAGCAGCTTCCTAGgacatagactgccctcacagaccaacacaagtcttttctgcacactttgtcctcactcgtgcgcacgcaggaagaatttcccggtcggtcacccatccccaaattgctccaggccaagcacgcttaaccacaccaaattgctccaggccaagcacgcttaaccatAGAGTTCTTTGGAGACCGGTTTTCGGAAAAGAAGTTGTAACttattgatatgagtattctattaatcctattaagccctgggccgggatgtcacattcCCCCTCCGTCCCCATCAGATTGGGCGGCGTCCCATCCCCCCCGTCCCTGTTGGATTAGGCGTCGCGTCACCCGCTTGCGCCCGGCCTGCCGCCGCTGCATCGCGCTGCCTCTCCACACCGGCACGAAgggggcgaggaggccggcgagctcgcgcctAACcacacctcctccccctcctcctcctccccctccgcctcaacacccccagctccctccctcccacctcACCACCATGCCCTACCGCGGCGCGACGTGGGCGAGCGCTGCGCCGTACGGCCGGCGCCGGGAAAGGGCGCCGACGACCACCATGCCCGTCGCTAGGGGGCtgttgtcacgccctgaagttaccccttttccttgctttaaaaattgttTAATAAATTGCCTTAAGAAATGGTttgaattaacctagagctaattccctaattaataaatgcattcaataattggaattggcattgtgggatttttcttgggttccacatgtcgcattatattaacaggatttttagtggaattttcagagccctataagtaattttaaccaattaaaattcgcaaagtgcaatattttaatcccaggaaaaatcctttctccttttttcttttcctttcttttctagatgggccgtcggcccatctctctcctgCGCCCCCTCCctcttgctgggccggcccaagccgcctcctctcctcccttagggcgccgacaggtggggcccacctatcggtcgtcttcttcctccagtcgttggagctggagctcgaaCCGCCCaagccgccgcctttcccgcctcCCCTGCGCCCACTCCGCCCCACtccgcgcgcacgccgccgccactcaccatggccggccggccggctttgtgccgagccgagccgtgcctcgccgccgcccacaccGTCTGATCGGCCTCCCGGCCGATCtggaccgtcggtcccgtgaaccggcggtggaccacccgcgaggtcccggtccacggtggaccggcttCCTTGAGCCGCTGCCGGGTGATGCCCGTATGTCAGCGCCCCCCACCTGggtgacgtcagccctgggtaatatattgcgcaataaataattaaggccttttctttattagtaaaaacacaaagaatattctaaaattcatatctaattcatccgagctccgtttaagtccattcaagtctcagtaaatcaagaaaaatgcaaagaatccattaaaaatggttttgtttcctgtttcagtagtc from Oryza glaberrima chromosome 3, OglaRS2, whole genome shotgun sequence carries:
- the LOC127765052 gene encoding 3-ketoacyl-CoA synthase 4-like, with the protein product MAARIAETPSRERTRHARAYSRHLYPRHGRSIRRRIPVAGLLEHFKLIGCFDDDSVGFMTSGMGNETYFPPLLHHIPPAATHVEAIREAHMLFFPALDDLFAKIGVPLSSVGVVVVNCSGFCATPSLSAIITNHYGMPGDVKTCNLSGMGCAAGAIGVNVAANLLRTHAMSYVVIVRSILGG